From the genome of Pseudomonas sp. TMP9, one region includes:
- a CDS encoding PLP-dependent cysteine synthase family protein, with protein MSDSRRWAREAIHIIEADFQRSADTHLIPLPLPGLPGVELYFKDESSHPTGSLKHRLARSLFLYALCNGWLTPGAPVIEASSGSTAISEAYFARLLGLRFIAVMPASTSKEKIAQIAFYGGQSHLVNDPMQIYAESERLARETGGHFMDQFTYAERATDWRANNNIAESIFQQLRSEHFPEPSWLVSSAGTGGTLATLGRYVRYRRHNTRVLCADAERSVFFDYYRTGNASLTLSHSSRIEGIGRPRVEASFLPAVIDAMCKVPDALSLAAMHYLAQRLGRKVGGSSGTNLIGALRVAQQMVAAGESGSVVAILCDGGERYADTYYDQAWLNTQGFDLTDLISVIAACAEKGESLPGNILTAGL; from the coding sequence ATGAGTGATTCACGACGCTGGGCACGCGAAGCGATCCATATTATCGAGGCGGATTTTCAACGCAGCGCTGATACCCATTTGATCCCGTTACCGCTGCCAGGTTTGCCGGGTGTGGAGTTGTACTTCAAAGATGAGTCCAGCCATCCCACCGGCAGCCTTAAACACCGCTTAGCGCGCTCATTGTTTCTCTATGCACTGTGCAATGGCTGGCTCACGCCTGGTGCGCCGGTGATTGAGGCGTCCAGCGGGTCCACGGCGATTTCTGAAGCCTATTTCGCCCGTCTGCTGGGGCTACGGTTTATCGCGGTGATGCCCGCCAGCACCTCAAAGGAGAAGATCGCGCAGATCGCGTTTTACGGTGGCCAGAGCCACTTGGTGAACGACCCGATGCAGATATACGCAGAGTCCGAGCGCTTGGCCCGTGAGACGGGCGGCCATTTTATGGACCAGTTCACCTATGCCGAGCGCGCCACCGATTGGCGCGCTAATAACAATATTGCCGAGTCGATTTTCCAACAGCTGCGCAGTGAGCACTTCCCTGAGCCGAGTTGGCTGGTGTCCAGCGCGGGCACCGGCGGCACATTGGCGACGTTAGGGCGCTATGTCCGCTATCGCCGCCACAACACCCGCGTGCTGTGCGCCGACGCTGAGCGTTCGGTGTTCTTCGATTACTACCGCACGGGTAATGCCAGCCTGACCCTGAGCCATAGCTCACGCATCGAAGGCATCGGCCGGCCACGGGTCGAAGCCTCCTTTTTGCCAGCGGTGATTGATGCGATGTGTAAGGTGCCAGATGCGCTGTCGCTAGCGGCCATGCATTATTTGGCGCAGCGTTTGGGCCGAAAAGTAGGAGGCTCCAGCGGCACCAACCTAATTGGTGCGTTGCGGGTGGCGCAGCAGATGGTGGCGGCCGGCGAATCGGGCTCGGTGGTGGCGATACTCTGCGATGGCGGCGAACGGTATGCAGATACCTATTACGATCAAGCCTGGTTGAATACGCAGGGCTTCGACCTGACTGACTTGATATCAGTAATCGCCGCCTGCGCTGAAAAGGGCGAGTCTTTGCCGGGCAATATACTTACGGCTGGCTTGTAG
- a CDS encoding DMT family transporter: MHEQGKRVAVVCLIIAMALWGSSFIALKLAFAELPPLWVIFGRMALGSLVFLLAWRWRGQMHYRAGDWKYLLGLAACEPCLYFLFEALALQHTSAAQAGMVTALLPLLVAVGAFIFLHERISRTTLAGFLLALIGAVWLSLAGSADEHASNPMLGNAYELLAMLCATGYTLLLKHLSARYSPFLLSAMVAFVGTVFFLPLAWLSAPLPTTISLMGVGAVAYLGIVVTVGAYGLYNFGVSRMPASQASGFTNLIPVFTLLFAIVLLDESLNPMQMLAAALVFAGVLLSQWRAPRVGPAGVLD; encoded by the coding sequence ATGCACGAGCAGGGTAAACGCGTTGCAGTAGTCTGCCTAATCATCGCCATGGCGCTGTGGGGCAGTTCGTTTATTGCGCTCAAGTTGGCCTTCGCCGAACTGCCGCCGTTATGGGTGATTTTTGGTCGCATGGCTTTAGGCAGCTTGGTATTTTTGCTGGCTTGGCGTTGGCGCGGGCAGATGCATTACCGCGCCGGTGATTGGAAGTACCTACTGGGTTTGGCTGCTTGCGAACCCTGTTTGTATTTCCTCTTCGAGGCCTTAGCTTTACAGCACACCAGCGCCGCCCAGGCTGGCATGGTCACCGCCTTATTGCCGCTGCTGGTTGCGGTGGGTGCGTTTATCTTCCTGCATGAGCGCATCAGCCGAACCACTCTGGCTGGCTTTCTTCTCGCCTTGATCGGCGCCGTTTGGTTGAGCCTGGCCGGCAGCGCCGACGAACATGCCAGCAACCCCATGCTTGGTAACGCCTACGAGCTGTTGGCGATGCTCTGCGCCACGGGGTACACCCTCCTGCTTAAGCACCTGTCGGCGCGTTATTCGCCGTTTTTGTTGTCCGCTATGGTGGCGTTTGTCGGCACTGTTTTCTTCCTGCCTTTGGCCTGGCTCAGCGCGCCACTGCCGACTACGATCAGCCTTATGGGCGTGGGTGCGGTGGCGTATTTGGGCATCGTGGTCACTGTCGGTGCGTATGGGTTGTACAACTTTGGCGTCAGCCGGATGCCAGCCAGTCAGGCATCCGGTTTTACCAACTTGATTCCTGTGTTCACCTTGTTGTTTGCCATCGTGTTATTGGACGAAAGCCTCAACCCTATGCAAATGCTTGCGGCGGCACTGGTATTCGCGGGGGTGTTGCTAAGCCAGTGGCGTGCGCCCCGCGTGGGACCGGCTGGCGTGTTGGATTAA
- a CDS encoding Na+/H+ antiporter subunit G, whose protein sequence is MAFWIEALVALFLLIGSLFALVGAIGLYRLPDFFMRLHGPTKASTLGVGGMVIASLIYFSFNGEGISLHELLIALFLFITAPVSAHMLAKAALQQKLRISDKTRGKPWEQ, encoded by the coding sequence ATGGCTTTCTGGATCGAAGCGCTGGTGGCGTTATTCCTACTGATTGGCAGCCTGTTCGCTCTGGTGGGGGCGATTGGTCTGTATCGGTTACCAGACTTTTTTATGCGCCTGCACGGCCCGACGAAGGCCAGTACCTTAGGCGTTGGCGGCATGGTCATCGCCTCGCTGATTTACTTTAGCTTTAACGGCGAGGGCATCAGCCTGCATGAACTGTTGATCGCCTTATTTCTGTTTATCACCGCGCCGGTTAGCGCCCATATGCTGGCCAAAGCGGCCCTGCAGCAAAAGCTGCGGATCAGCGATAAAACCCGCGGTAAGCCTTGGGAGCAATAA
- a CDS encoding K+/H+ antiporter subunit F, producing the protein MLVYVIPLCLVIIGLALLLTMARLIIGPDLPDRILALDTLYINAIAMLVLFGVWLGSDLYFEAALLIAIMGFIGTVAVAKYLLRGDIIE; encoded by the coding sequence ATGCTCGTCTACGTGATTCCGTTGTGCTTGGTGATCATAGGTTTGGCGTTGCTGCTGACCATGGCGCGGCTGATTATCGGCCCGGACCTGCCCGACCGCATCCTGGCCTTGGATACCTTGTATATCAACGCCATTGCCATGCTGGTGTTGTTTGGCGTGTGGCTGGGCTCTGACCTTTATTTTGAAGCCGCTCTGCTGATTGCCATCATGGGCTTTATTGGCACCGTGGCGGTGGCCAAGTATTTGCTGCGCGGCGACATTATCGAATGA
- a CDS encoding Na+/H+ antiporter subunit E yields MKTRRWLPQPLLSLCLLLVWLLLINDLSLGHWLLGALLGWAIPLLTQLFWINPPRVHKPFKLCLFLLRILGDIVVANLHVAKLILGPAAKLRPAFVEIPMLLEDELALTMLTSIISLTPGTVSADLSDDHKTLLVHGLDVPDAAELVAVIKQRYEAPLLEVFTCSST; encoded by the coding sequence ATGAAAACACGTCGCTGGTTACCCCAGCCGCTGCTGAGCTTGTGCCTGCTGTTGGTTTGGCTGCTGCTGATCAACGACTTGAGCTTGGGTCACTGGCTTTTAGGCGCGCTGCTTGGCTGGGCCATTCCACTGCTGACCCAATTGTTCTGGATCAATCCGCCACGGGTGCACAAGCCTTTTAAGCTGTGCTTGTTTTTGCTGCGCATTCTCGGCGATATCGTCGTTGCTAACCTGCATGTGGCCAAGCTGATTCTCGGCCCGGCGGCCAAGTTGCGGCCCGCATTCGTGGAAATTCCCATGCTGCTGGAGGATGAGTTGGCGCTGACCATGCTCACCAGCATTATTTCCCTGACGCCGGGTACGGTTTCCGCTGACCTGAGTGATGACCACAAAACGCTGCTGGTGCACGGCCTTGATGTGCCCGATGCGGCCGAATTGGTGGCTGTGATCAAACAGCGCTACGAAGCACCTTTGCTGGAGGTATTCACATGCTCGTCTACGTGA
- a CDS encoding monovalent cation/H+ antiporter subunit D, whose amino-acid sequence MNHGLILPILLPMFAGGLLLLGSGLSLRFKRSLSLVATLLLLPVSAYLLWLADQDVLQVYAAGNWAAPFGIILLLDRLSALLVLVTAVLASFALLYAVRGDDQRGQSFHALFQFQLMGINGAFLTGDLFNLFVFFEILLIASYSLLLHGGGAERVRAGLHYVVLNLVGSAFFLLAVGVLYGITGTLNMADMATRVAAAGPDDAALLGAAGLLLLVVFGLKAAFLPLYFWLPKAYASASAPVAALFAIMTKVGLYSIIRVYTLIFGDDAGSLANMANDWLWPIALLTLALGVIGALAATTLHGLLAYLVVVSVGTLLSGIAIGTEQALAASLYYLVHSTWVAGGLFLLADLIARQRGEKQALLVQGPALQNPHLLGGLFFFGAIAVAGLPPLSGFIGKLLLLRSLEPGLQALLLWPVVLGGGLLTLIALSRAGSTLFWRVGLSQLDSAELDYGRLLACMGLLLLSLLLVAGAAPLLSYVEATASQLHDLALYRQIIESGVAR is encoded by the coding sequence ATGAACCATGGTTTGATCCTGCCCATTCTTTTGCCCATGTTTGCTGGCGGCCTGTTGCTGCTGGGGTCTGGCCTGAGCCTGCGCTTCAAGCGCAGCCTGTCGCTGGTGGCGACTTTACTGTTGCTGCCGGTAAGCGCCTATTTGCTCTGGCTGGCCGACCAAGACGTGTTGCAGGTGTATGCCGCCGGTAACTGGGCTGCGCCGTTCGGCATCATCTTGTTGCTCGATCGCCTCAGTGCCTTGCTGGTGCTGGTGACGGCGGTGTTGGCCAGCTTCGCCTTGCTGTATGCGGTGCGTGGCGATGATCAGCGCGGGCAGAGCTTTCACGCGCTTTTCCAGTTCCAGTTGATGGGCATCAACGGCGCCTTTCTGACGGGCGATTTGTTCAACTTGTTCGTGTTCTTTGAAATTTTACTGATCGCCTCCTACTCGTTGCTGCTGCATGGCGGCGGTGCCGAGCGGGTGCGGGCTGGCTTGCATTATGTGGTGCTGAACCTAGTCGGATCGGCCTTTTTCCTGCTGGCCGTCGGCGTGCTGTATGGCATTACCGGCACCCTGAACATGGCTGATATGGCGACGCGTGTGGCTGCTGCCGGGCCTGATGACGCCGCACTGTTAGGCGCTGCTGGCTTGCTGTTACTGGTGGTGTTCGGGCTTAAGGCTGCGTTTTTGCCGTTGTATTTTTGGCTGCCCAAGGCATACGCCTCAGCCAGCGCGCCGGTTGCCGCACTGTTTGCGATCATGACCAAGGTTGGGCTGTATTCAATCATCCGTGTGTACACGCTGATCTTTGGCGACGATGCCGGCAGCCTAGCCAATATGGCCAATGACTGGCTCTGGCCGATTGCCCTGCTGACCCTGGCCCTAGGCGTAATCGGCGCGCTGGCGGCGACAACGCTGCACGGGTTGTTGGCGTACTTGGTGGTGGTATCGGTCGGTACCTTACTTTCAGGTATTGCTATCGGCACCGAGCAAGCCTTGGCGGCTTCTTTGTATTACCTGGTGCACAGCACCTGGGTAGCCGGCGGTTTATTCTTATTGGCGGATCTGATTGCGCGTCAGCGCGGCGAAAAGCAGGCGCTGCTGGTGCAGGGGCCGGCGCTGCAGAACCCTCATCTGCTCGGTGGTCTGTTCTTTTTTGGCGCGATTGCAGTCGCGGGTCTCCCGCCGCTTTCCGGCTTTATCGGCAAACTGCTGTTATTACGCTCCCTTGAACCAGGTCTGCAGGCACTGCTGCTGTGGCCGGTGGTGTTGGGCGGTGGCTTGTTGACCTTAATTGCGCTGAGCCGCGCCGGTAGCACCTTGTTTTGGCGGGTGGGGTTGAGCCAGCTGGACAGCGCCGAGCTGGACTATGGCAGGCTGTTGGCCTGCATGGGCTTGCTGTTGCTGAGCCTGCTGCTGGTCGCAGGGGCGGCACCTTTGTTGAGCTATGTCGAAGCAACAGCCAGCCAGTTACATGACCTGGCGCTGTACCGGCAGATCATCGAATCGGGAGTCGCACGATGA
- a CDS encoding Na+/H+ antiporter subunit C, whose amino-acid sequence MEAIFAATLGVLIASGVYLLLRARTFPVVLGLTLISYAVNLFLFAMGRLQTGAVTVIGAGAEYADPLPQALVLTAIVIGFAMTSFAVVLALRSVGETQTDHVDGQEPAQ is encoded by the coding sequence ATGGAAGCCATATTTGCCGCGACGTTGGGCGTGCTAATCGCCAGCGGTGTCTACCTATTACTGCGCGCACGGACGTTCCCGGTTGTGCTGGGGCTGACGCTGATTTCCTATGCAGTCAATTTGTTCCTGTTTGCCATGGGCCGCTTGCAAACGGGCGCGGTCACGGTGATCGGGGCGGGTGCCGAATATGCGGATCCGCTGCCGCAAGCATTAGTGCTGACCGCCATCGTGATCGGCTTCGCCATGACGTCCTTCGCGGTGGTGTTGGCACTGCGCAGCGTCGGCGAAACCCAAACCGACCATGTTGATGGCCAGGAGCCTGCGCAATGA
- a CDS encoding monovalent cation/H+ antiporter subunit A, with product MTLALIIALPFFGMFLPLLAERLGRSACAAAAALAPLVALVLLLSQQSSVFAGELLTVKLEWLPALGLNLSLRLDGLGFLFALLILGIGLLVILYARYYLAKKEPMGRFFAFLLLFMGAMLGVVLSENLLLMLMFWELTSLSSFLLIGFWGARSDARKGARMALAVTGGGGLALFAGILLIGHIVGSFELSQVLAAGDVIRAHALYPLALILVLLGVFTKSAQFPFHFWLPHAMAAPTPVSAYLHSATMVKAGVFLLARLYPALAGSEWWFYLVSITGLVTLLVGAVMALFQHDLKGLLAYSTISHLGLITLLFGLDTRLAAVAAVFHIINHATFKASLFMAAGIIDHETGSRDMRRINGMWKYMPHTAVLAMVAASAMAGVPLLNGFLSKEMFFTETLNQHLLGSFNWVIPAVATLAGVFTVAYSLRFIHDVFFNGEPINLPHYPPHEPPRYMKVPVEILVFLCLLVGIVPAYTVAPLLAAAATATLGGELPTYSLAIWHGLNLPLLMSFIALFGGVLIYVLRQSLFRWYAGLPGVDAKLIFERGIVLLLNLCSAVTRWLENASLQRYLALLLAAALVVVTQGLSSLPQIRGPLELGAIDGITALGLGIMALAALVTVIFHRQRLVSLLMLSVVGLMVALAFARFSAPDLALTQLSVEVVTIILLMLALFFLPAHTRVESSSLRALRDFILAVGSGLMVAMLAFAVLTRPYDSISGFFLENSKPGGGGTNVVNVILVDFRGFDTLGEIVVLAIAAVGILALLDGLRLIQPQVDAQGRNWARDRHPLVLATLSRVLLPMALLVSVFIFLRGHNLPGGGFIAGLVTAVALILQYVASGVQWTQSRLPLNYQGMAGLGVLIAGLTGLGSWLFDHPFLTSSFGYFQIPLIGEIELATAMLFDLGVYLTVVGATLLILANLGKLTQEKAAHEVL from the coding sequence ATGACGCTTGCGCTGATCATCGCTCTGCCATTTTTTGGCATGTTTTTGCCTCTGCTGGCTGAGCGGTTAGGCCGTTCCGCCTGCGCTGCGGCAGCGGCGTTGGCGCCGCTCGTCGCCCTCGTCCTGCTGCTCTCACAACAGTCCTCAGTGTTTGCTGGCGAGTTGCTCACGGTGAAGCTGGAATGGCTGCCTGCATTGGGCTTGAACCTCAGCTTGCGCCTTGATGGATTGGGCTTTCTATTTGCCCTGTTGATTCTCGGTATCGGTCTGTTGGTGATTCTCTACGCGCGCTATTACTTAGCGAAGAAAGAGCCCATGGGTCGTTTCTTCGCCTTCCTCTTGCTGTTCATGGGCGCCATGCTCGGCGTAGTGCTCTCAGAAAATCTGCTGTTAATGCTGATGTTCTGGGAGCTGACCAGCCTGTCGTCGTTTCTGCTGATTGGCTTCTGGGGTGCACGTTCGGATGCGCGCAAAGGCGCACGCATGGCCTTGGCGGTCACCGGTGGTGGCGGCTTGGCGCTGTTTGCCGGGATTTTGCTGATTGGTCATATCGTCGGCAGTTTCGAGTTGTCCCAGGTCTTGGCTGCAGGTGACGTAATCCGCGCTCATGCGCTGTACCCACTGGCGCTGATTTTGGTGCTGCTGGGGGTGTTCACTAAATCAGCGCAGTTCCCTTTCCATTTCTGGTTACCCCATGCCATGGCTGCACCGACGCCGGTGTCCGCCTACCTGCATTCGGCGACCATGGTTAAGGCTGGGGTGTTTCTGCTGGCGCGCCTTTACCCCGCGTTGGCGGGTTCAGAGTGGTGGTTCTATCTGGTCAGCATTACCGGCCTGGTGACGTTGCTAGTCGGGGCCGTGATGGCGTTGTTTCAGCATGACCTCAAGGGCCTGCTGGCCTATTCGACCATCAGCCATTTGGGTTTGATTACCCTGCTGTTTGGCTTGGATACGCGCTTGGCGGCGGTGGCGGCGGTGTTTCATATCATTAACCACGCCACCTTTAAGGCTTCGTTGTTTATGGCGGCGGGGATCATTGACCATGAAACTGGAAGCCGCGACATGCGGCGCATTAACGGTATGTGGAAGTACATGCCGCACACCGCAGTGTTAGCCATGGTGGCGGCCTCAGCAATGGCTGGCGTACCGCTGCTCAATGGCTTTCTGAGTAAAGAAATGTTCTTTACCGAGACACTTAACCAGCACTTGCTCGGCAGCTTCAACTGGGTAATCCCGGCCGTGGCAACCTTGGCTGGGGTGTTTACCGTGGCGTATTCGCTGCGCTTTATCCACGATGTGTTTTTCAACGGCGAGCCGATCAACCTGCCGCATTACCCGCCGCATGAACCACCGCGCTACATGAAAGTGCCCGTGGAAATTCTGGTCTTCCTTTGTCTGCTGGTGGGCATCGTGCCCGCCTATACGGTGGCGCCGTTGCTGGCGGCAGCCGCTACTGCGACTTTGGGCGGCGAGTTGCCAACCTACAGCTTGGCGATCTGGCATGGTTTGAATTTGCCGCTGCTGATGAGCTTTATCGCGCTGTTCGGCGGGGTGTTGATCTACGTACTGCGCCAGTCGCTGTTCCGTTGGTATGCCGGGCTGCCGGGTGTGGATGCCAAATTGATCTTTGAGCGTGGCATTGTGCTGTTGCTCAACCTTTGCAGCGCCGTGACCCGCTGGCTTGAGAACGCCTCACTGCAGCGTTACTTGGCGCTGCTGCTGGCTGCAGCTTTGGTGGTGGTGACCCAGGGCCTGAGTTCTCTGCCGCAAATCCGTGGGCCGCTTGAGTTGGGCGCCATTGACGGTATCACGGCTCTAGGTTTGGGCATCATGGCCTTAGCCGCTTTGGTAACGGTGATTTTCCATCGCCAGCGTCTTGTTTCGCTGCTGATGCTCAGCGTGGTCGGGTTGATGGTGGCCTTGGCTTTCGCCCGTTTTTCGGCCCCGGACCTGGCCTTGACCCAGCTCTCAGTGGAGGTGGTCACCATCATCTTGTTGATGCTCGCGCTGTTCTTTCTACCCGCTCATACCCGCGTCGAGTCCAGCAGCCTGCGGGCCTTGCGTGATTTCATCTTGGCGGTGGGCAGCGGGCTGATGGTGGCGATGTTAGCGTTTGCGGTGCTGACCCGGCCGTATGACAGTATTTCTGGATTCTTTCTCGAAAACAGCAAGCCGGGCGGCGGCGGGACCAACGTGGTCAACGTCATTCTGGTGGACTTCCGCGGTTTTGATACCTTGGGTGAGATTGTCGTACTGGCGATTGCCGCAGTCGGCATCCTGGCATTGCTCGACGGCCTGCGCCTGATCCAGCCACAAGTTGATGCGCAAGGGCGTAACTGGGCGCGTGACCGCCATCCGCTGGTTCTCGCTACCCTGTCGCGGGTACTACTACCCATGGCGTTACTGGTCTCGGTGTTTATCTTCTTGCGTGGGCACAATTTACCCGGTGGTGGCTTTATTGCTGGGTTGGTAACGGCCGTGGCGCTGATTCTGCAATACGTCGCCAGTGGCGTGCAGTGGACGCAATCACGCTTGCCCTTGAATTACCAAGGCATGGCCGGGCTGGGTGTTTTGATCGCCGGGTTGACGGGGCTGGGCAGTTGGCTGTTTGACCACCCGTTCTTGACCTCATCCTTCGGCTATTTCCAGATTCCGTTAATCGGTGAAATCGAACTGGCCACCGCCATGCTCTTTGACTTGGGCGTGTACCTGACGGTTGTCGGCGCGACCCTGCTGATTCTCGCCAACCTGGGCAAGCTGACCCAGGAAAAAGCTGCACACGAGGTGCTTTGA
- the pdxH gene encoding pyridoxamine 5'-phosphate oxidase — protein sequence MTQTLADMRRDYTRDGLSEAQAPHEPFALFEQWFAEAVETEQPPVEPNAMTLATVDADGRPHCRVLLLKALDERGFTFFSNYDSAKGQHLALNPFAAMTFFWPSLERQVRIEGRVERVTAAECDAYFQVRPLGSRLGAWASPQSQVIADRGELEGFLAQAEQRFLDKAPHCPPHWGGYRVLPERIEFWQGRSSRLHDRLNFRLHDATWLRERLAP from the coding sequence ATGACTCAAACCCTGGCCGACATGCGCCGTGATTACACCCGTGATGGTCTGAGCGAGGCGCAAGCGCCGCATGAGCCTTTTGCTCTGTTCGAGCAGTGGTTTGCCGAAGCCGTGGAGACCGAACAACCGCCGGTTGAACCTAACGCCATGACGTTGGCGACGGTTGATGCTGATGGCCGACCGCACTGCCGAGTGCTGTTGCTGAAAGCCTTGGATGAGCGCGGTTTCACCTTTTTCAGTAACTACGACAGCGCCAAAGGCCAACACCTTGCGCTCAATCCATTTGCTGCGATGACTTTCTTTTGGCCCAGCCTAGAGCGCCAAGTGCGTATCGAGGGGCGGGTCGAGCGGGTCACAGCGGCTGAGTGTGATGCTTATTTTCAAGTGCGACCGCTGGGTAGCCGCCTAGGTGCCTGGGCTTCACCGCAGAGCCAAGTGATTGCTGATCGCGGTGAATTGGAAGGCTTCTTGGCACAAGCCGAGCAGCGTTTTCTCGATAAAGCACCACATTGCCCGCCGCATTGGGGCGGGTATCGCGTGCTTCCGGAGCGCATCGAGTTTTGGCAGGGCCGCTCCAGTCGTCTGCATGATCGGCTTAATTTCCGCCTACACGATGCGACTTGGCTGCGCGAGCGACTGGCTCCCTAA
- a CDS encoding OmpA family protein produces the protein MLANKTLAIALCLLVSGCSLFEKSEKPAPKMVTMPPPAVTQAWLDVYEPKVREAIKGTHFEFERRENLLVVTAPVQGSFNPDRPHMMLPSTLGPLSRLAKLLESDENIGVLILGHADSSGEVNANRDLSQQRARAFTSIFRLSGLKQNRLMVKGLGSDMPRAANDSQQGRALNRRVEIMLTAKPTLNALIAKYSQPAPAPSVAAVKSVTDKNAKTVAKADKPAKSQ, from the coding sequence ATGCTCGCCAACAAAACTCTCGCCATCGCCCTGTGTCTTCTGGTCAGCGGTTGCAGCCTTTTTGAAAAATCGGAAAAGCCTGCGCCGAAAATGGTCACCATGCCGCCGCCGGCAGTGACTCAGGCTTGGTTAGATGTGTATGAGCCGAAGGTGCGTGAAGCGATCAAAGGCACCCACTTTGAATTTGAGCGGCGTGAAAACCTCTTGGTGGTCACCGCGCCGGTGCAGGGTTCGTTCAACCCAGACCGTCCTCACATGATGCTGCCAAGTACCTTGGGGCCACTGAGCCGCTTGGCTAAGTTGCTGGAAAGCGACGAAAACATCGGCGTGCTGATTCTCGGTCATGCCGACAGCAGTGGTGAAGTCAATGCCAACCGTGACCTGAGTCAGCAGCGCGCCCGCGCCTTTACCTCGATTTTTCGCCTTAGCGGCCTCAAGCAAAATCGTTTGATGGTCAAGGGGTTGGGTTCGGACATGCCACGCGCCGCCAACGACAGCCAGCAAGGCCGTGCGCTCAATCGTCGCGTGGAAATCATGCTGACCGCCAAACCAACCCTCAATGCGCTTATCGCCAAGTACAGCCAGCCTGCGCCAGCGCCAAGCGTTGCTGCCGTCAAATCCGTGACTGATAAGAACGCAAAAACCGTTGCCAAAGCTGACAAACCCGCCAAGAGCCAGTGA
- a CDS encoding serine hydrolase domain-containing protein gives MHIQGYFDLKFETLKEAFAALFDDPQERGMALCVQVGGETVVDLWAGVADKDGQQAWHSDTILNLFSCTKTFTAVTALQLVGEGKLELDAPVARYWPEFAAAGKGKITLRHLLSHQAGLPALRQMLAPEALYDWQTMTAALAAEQPWWALGEGHGYAPITYGWLVGEVLRRVEGCGPGESIVARTATPLGLDFHVGLADEEFYRVAIISRGKGNFGDAAAQRLLKTMMSDPSAMSTRAFTNPPSIMTSTNKPEWRRMQQPAANGHGNARSLAGFYSGLLDGRLLEPELLAELTREHAVGEDKTLLTRTRFGLGCMLDQPDVANATYGMGARAFGHPGAGGSIGFADPERDVAFGFVTNNLGPFVLMDPRAQKLARLLADCL, from the coding sequence GTGCACATACAGGGTTATTTCGACCTCAAATTCGAGACGCTCAAAGAGGCGTTTGCGGCATTGTTCGATGATCCGCAAGAGCGCGGTATGGCGCTCTGCGTGCAGGTCGGCGGTGAAACTGTGGTCGACCTGTGGGCCGGTGTAGCTGATAAAGACGGCCAGCAAGCCTGGCACAGCGACACCATTCTGAATTTATTTTCCTGCACCAAGACGTTTACCGCAGTAACTGCCTTGCAGTTAGTCGGCGAAGGCAAGCTTGAGCTGGATGCTCCAGTCGCGCGCTATTGGCCCGAATTTGCAGCGGCTGGCAAAGGCAAAATCACCCTGCGTCATTTGCTCAGCCATCAGGCTGGGTTGCCAGCGTTGCGCCAAATGTTAGCGCCTGAAGCCCTATATGACTGGCAGACCATGACTGCCGCGCTCGCCGCTGAGCAGCCCTGGTGGGCCTTGGGTGAAGGCCATGGCTACGCGCCGATCACGTACGGTTGGCTGGTGGGTGAAGTGTTACGCCGGGTCGAGGGGTGCGGGCCGGGTGAGTCCATCGTCGCGCGCACCGCCACGCCTTTAGGGTTGGACTTCCATGTTGGCCTCGCGGATGAAGAGTTTTACCGAGTGGCGATTATTTCCCGTGGCAAGGGCAATTTCGGCGATGCCGCAGCCCAGCGCCTGCTCAAGACCATGATGAGCGACCCTTCGGCCATGAGCACGCGGGCTTTTACCAACCCACCGTCGATTATGACCAGTACCAACAAGCCCGAGTGGCGGCGCATGCAGCAACCGGCTGCCAACGGCCATGGCAATGCGCGCAGCCTGGCAGGCTTTTACAGCGGGTTGCTGGATGGCCGCTTGCTGGAACCTGAACTACTGGCCGAGCTGACCCGTGAACATGCAGTGGGTGAGGACAAAACGTTGCTAACTCGCACCCGTTTTGGCCTGGGCTGCATGCTCGATCAGCCAGACGTAGCTAACGCTACCTACGGTATGGGCGCGCGTGCGTTTGGTCACCCGGGTGCGGGCGGCTCCATTGGCTTTGCCGACCCGGAGCGGGATGTGGCTTTCGGTTTTGTCACCAACAATCTTGGACCGTTCGTCTTGATGGACCCGCGTGCGCAGAAACTTGCACGCCTATTGGCTGATTGTTTATAG